The genomic stretch aaaagacaaaaaataaataaataaatatcagAAATGGGAAAGTAGTGTAacggtgttgaattcttcacccgctttgttgtttttggtgGCAAACTGCTTAGTACGTAAATAGTGCCACCACCTTTTTACAATTCACCGTGTGCCGACTTCACGCTACTCTCTCACAAAGAACCCAGTTTCAAAGCAGAGCATCACAGATTCGTCGATCGCTTTCTGGGTTTTGCTCATCATACGCTCGATTTCAATCTGGTAATTATTACAGATCATTCAAATAATGGCATTGGTACAATTCATTTACCAGCAATATTGGTTAGTTTCTGATcgatttcttgaattttttttttatgctctGTTCTACTTGTTCTTCAATGACTTTGCCGTACTTTTGATAATTTCTGCGCTGAAATAGGTTATTTGATATGGATTTTGAGTGTTTTGCTGTAAAATTTTAATGGGCATTGGTTATATTGACTTTTTGGCAATGGGGTAATTAATCACTCACGATTTACCAGGTAAAAATGCAAGCGTCAACCTATGGTTCAGTAAATGGGAAGTTGGGGTTTGACGTGCAAAACCAAAAAAGGGTATTGGGTTTTGGAGAATTGAGAAACCGAACAAGAACAGGGCGGAGGAATCTGTTTATTGCAGAGAGGAGAACTTGCTGTGGTGGATTGAGCCTCCCTTCCGCGGCACAGGTGACGGGAGCCAAGATTGCAGGTCTTACAATGGGGTCTGATGGAATTTCCGTGGCCACTTTGAAAGCCAGATCAGTCCAGGCTCAGGCTTCTGGTTTGTCAATCATGCTTATTCGTTCTCGCTTTTATGTGCattgtttttgcttttgatcACCATTTTAGCGTATATGCTATCTTTTGAGACGAACTCCAACCCAAGGCGTAAAACTCACCCAACACAACCCCCaaacccaccccccccccccccccccccaacacaatcaacccaaaaaaaaccattaattaaaacctaaaacctaaaaaaaaaggtcaaattTAGGATAGGATTTAGGTCAAGATTAGTGGTGGAGCTCCCACCCACATGAATGTGTCTCCCACTTGTCTGCCAATAAAATTGAGCTCAACGACCCTTTTGATTGATCAATGGCTCACATTCAAATGAGATGTTGGTTATCCAACAATCCacatttaatttagttaatatttttgttttatatttataaatttattgaattcaaaGATTGAGAttgaatatgatcaaatctaacagtaaaaaaaggATCTAATAGCCCATATTTAAATTCAAaggttaaaataattataaaacattatttaactcaaaattcactaaAAAAAACTCTATAATTACCTATATATTTGTTGAAACATCCACCCAAAACtcattttctcctacaattcttccaatttttctttctaccatcttCCAAAACCATGTGTTTGCTCATGTGTCTTGTGTGTTATACATGtctatcatgtgtttcatatttttctatagtatttcatgagtttcatgtgttggtttagtgatttttcaatgtttatcggaatttaaatattttttggttaaaatgttcataaaattaatttaggatagtctacataatttttttttttttaaattaattttaaaaaagatagtctaaattcattctttaataatctagGGATAAAATTTTTGGCCACTTGGGTTAATATATTTACGTGAGATTGGTCTACTaaagttatataaaaaaaactgaGTTCTAAATCTGTAGTTCTATTGCTTATgctcattccatgaaaaattcaTTTTCCACATCATAGAACTGTCTCTATGTAACTAATATTATTTAGTCAATCTGGATGCTTCTTTGATGATGTTTAATTAGGATTTTTAGCATTATCCCTGGAATGTATCAGTTTTCTAGGGGTCAATAACCGGATCCAATACCTAACTCGGCCATTatgctttgaaatttgatttatatTGTTCTTACCAGTATTATAAAATGCAGATGGGGACGTTGAGAATCTTATACCCTCCAAGCCTCAGGGGAAGTCTTCTGGAACAGTGTTGCCGTATGTTGGTGTTGCTTGTCTTGGTGCCATTTTGTTTGGTTATCATCTGGGGTACGGTTTAACTTGATTGCTAAAAGACATATTCCTTGATTTGTTCTGGACTTCTCTATTCTTACTGAGTCATTTAGGTTGTATCAAGTAAAGATATTGTTTTTCAGTCGGTCACAGGATCTGCAAGTCCTGAGAGGTCTTGTTATTTCTCTTTCTAGTTCCGCAAATCAGCATATAACTTGATAGTGTCTGAGGCTTAGTGTGGCATCTGTCTGTATTTTCTGCAGGGTGGTAAATGGTGCTCTTGAGTACCTATCAATTGATCTTGGTATTGCGGAAAATGCGGTATTGCAAGGCAAGTCCACTATTTGGTCGTTTAAATATGTGAATAACAGCTTGAATCAAGTAATGGTAcctttttgtttccttgtttgtcATCTAATCTTAGTGTGTCACGAAACAAATTTGCACCATCTTCATATTGCTTGAGGACTACATTTCCAAATTAAGAAAGGAATATGTTATCTAGTATTATCATCATTTTGTAAATGAATTGTTTTAGCTATGCTATAGACTCGGTGCATTAACTTAAGTGCAACATATATAATGTCGCCTCAACTACAGATTTCGGGATTGTTTTGCTTATGCTATTTTCTCTAATGATTGTTTAGTTCATTGTTACACCAATATACATCTCTTTTGCAGGGTGGGTGGTTAGCACACTTCTAGCAGGTGCCACAGTTGGATCATTAACTGGTGGATCATTGGCTGACAAGTTCGGCAGAACTAAGACTTTTCAACTAAATGCAATTCCGCTAGCAATTGGAGCATTTTTGTGGTCTGTCTACTGCCAACGAGTATAAGGCTGTGATCAGTGATATGAATATTAGAAATTAATAAATAGACTTCTTAAATATTTCAGTGCCACAGCCCAGAGTGTGCAAACGATGATAGTTGGCCGCTTACTTGCTGGCATTGGAATTGGCATCACATCTGCTATTGTTCCACTTTATATATCTGAGGTACtatttttgtttatatattccCACCCTCAATCTGTTGGCATTTGGCATTGTAAATGTACCACTTACCAACCATATTTTCTAAATGTTCAGATCTCTCCAACTGAAATTCGTGGTACCCTTGGATCTATAAATCAGCTTTTTATATGTATTGGGATTCTTGTAGCAATGGTGGCTGGATTACCATTAGCAGCAAATCCCTTATGgtatttcatcattgcatcttttcttttctttttagcGGTTTTGTTTATGTGTGGGCACAGACATATGTGGATGTGTTGTTTGTGTGCGCACGCGTGCATGTTCACGCTAAAGCACATGTATTCGTAAACGTCGCTCATATCCGAATGAAATTTGACATTATCAAGAAAGGGAGGCAGTACAAATCTTAGGTGATAACTTGGCTAATTAGGCTCAGATTTGGATACTTATCCTCTGTTATTTGAGTCTGACATATAATTTTCTGGTAAAGAGCCCCTTTGCTGAAGCCAGAAACCAGTAGAGAAATAGGAAATTCTTCTTATTCAAATGGGCTAAAATAAAAGTCTAATGGGTTggattttttaaatttggttggCAACTCTGATCTTATGTTTCTGGGGCTAATATAACTTCCTCGCTAGATTGACACAATCTTAGTTGCTTTAATCCATTTTCAGAATCTTGTGATCTCATAAGGATATTCTCTTGGCAGAGGACGAATATCTTCAGTGTATACTAAATCATtgtgccttcaactggcaaaaAGTGAATATATAAAACCCTGTTTATGAACTTTGGTACTACTGTTCTTTGACGGGGAGCAGTAGTATAAGTCTTCTTGATCTTTAAATATCagttctccctctctctttatactctgttatttattttatcagGTGGAGAACGATGTTTGGTATTGCAGTAGTACCATCTGTTCTTTTGGCATTAGGAATGGTCGTTTCACCAGAAAGTCCAAGATGGCTTTTCCAGGTTTTCAACACAGTTTGATCAAACATCAGCACAGATTTTATAACTGCTTTTTCATTGCATTCTCTTTAGCTGttagtttgatttgattttcctttcatGATTATTGTCAATGAAAATGCTAcgctaatctttttttttttttttttttttttttttttttttttttgcagcaaGGAAAATTTTCTGAAGCTGAAAAAGCTATAAAAACGCTATTTGGAAAAGAAAGAGTTACCGAGGTCATGGATGACTTGAGATCAGCAACCCAAGGTTCTGTTGAACCTGAAGCGGGCTGGTTTGATTTGTTTAGTAGCCGCTATTGGAAAGGTTTGCCTAAATTTCACAGGAGTGATGCTTGAGATGTGATGCGTTCTTTTTCTCTGCTGACATGTCTTTATGCAGTTGTTCGTGTGGGCGTGTCACTTTTCTTCTTACAACAGATGGCTGGGATAAATGCTGCGGTCTATTATTCTACTTCTGTCTTCCGCAGTGCTGGCATTACATCTGACGTTGC from Pyrus communis chromosome 7, drPyrComm1.1, whole genome shotgun sequence encodes the following:
- the LOC137739756 gene encoding plastidic glucose transporter 4-like, with translation MQASTYGSVNGKLGFDVQNQKRVLGFGELRNRTRTGRRNLFIAERRTCCGGLSLPSAAQVTGAKIAGLTMGSDGISVATLKARSVQAQASDGDVENLIPSKPQGKSSGTVLPYVGVACLGAILFGYHLGVVNGALEYLSIDLGIAENAVLQGWVVSTLLAGATVGSLTGGSLADKFGRTKTFQLNAIPLAIGAFLCATAQSVQTMIVGRLLAGIGIGITSAIVPLYISEISPTEIRGTLGSINQLFICIGILVAMVAGLPLAANPLWWRTMFGIAVVPSVLLALGMVVSPESPRWLFQQGKFSEAEKAIKTLFGKERVTEVMDDLRSATQGSVEPEAGWFDLFSSRYWKVVRVGVSLFFLQQMAGINAAVYYSTSVFRSAGITSDVAASALVGIANVLGTAIASSLMDKQGRKSLLLGSFGGMAASMLLLSLSFTWKALDPYSAPLSVTGTFLYVLSFALGAGPVPALLLPEIFASRIRAKAVSLSLGMHWISNFAIGLYFLSFVTKFGIGRVYFGFAGVCLLAVVYIAGNIVETKGRSLEEIERALSVVT